Proteins found in one Candidatus Nitrosopelagicus brevis genomic segment:
- the leuS gene encoding leucine--tRNA ligase, whose protein sequence is MEINWNQLDVKWRTKWHEAKDFETNPNEKPKKFITVAYPYPNSPQHIGHGRTYTLADVHARFYRMKGYNVLFPMGFHYTGTPVLGMAKRIEAGEKEILDGLRNIYHVPEDVIKTFVEPIKIADYFHEEIKSGMIEMGYSIDWRREFTTIVPGYQKFIEWQISTLRDNDRIIQGSHPVGWCPVDQNPVSQHDTMGDVEPKINDENYLVKFKLDEYVFPITTLRPETLFGITNLWVNPNTIYKKIKADDEKWIVSQECAEKLKFFGKEITIEGDIKGTEIIGKFAKTPHTEQEIPIFEAEFVESGMGTGLVMSVPAHAPKDYQALMDLKSKNHELASKIEPIPIIVTEGYGNIPAKDVCERLGVTDQVDAKLEEATEELYLKEFVNGKLNEKCGDFVNEKVEFGRNKVRDWLKDKNQLESFPTLQNAPIRCRCGCECVVKVLNNQWFLNYGDEEWKKLARNCLDGMNILPNKIKTEFHDVINWLHERACARQQGLGTKLPWDKDWIVESLSDSVIYMAYYTISRFVNDETVKPENLTKEFFDYLFLDKGDLGTVASSANLSEDVINTMKKEFQYFYPVDARHSGRDLVQNHLSFFVLNHAAIFEEKLWPKEIVVNGSVMMDGAKMSKSMGNIIPLRTAIQDHGADPIRLAIISSAELLQDADFNMESVSGIKNKLESLLDECSTLKKGEIGDLQTEDKWILSKTQSKISEVTEAVEKMRLREALHDILFTFESDLSWYQKRVQAKKRDDVSGILHQINSARVAMLSPFAPHVAEEMWEKLGNSELVSKSSWPEYSSDKVDVSVIQAEELLKSTIEDISNILKVTKISPKKIVIYVNSDSVKSKIYRKILNIMVGGQNNMGIVMKELIADPETIDAKKMPDYVQKVIKDLHSESESIKKMKLESESFNEKEFLMSELSSIGQKEFGVEIEVYSESDSDVYDPKGKARHARPYKPAILIE, encoded by the coding sequence ATGGAAATAAACTGGAATCAACTAGACGTAAAATGGAGAACCAAATGGCACGAAGCCAAAGACTTTGAAACCAATCCTAATGAAAAACCGAAAAAATTCATTACAGTTGCATACCCATATCCAAACTCACCTCAACACATAGGGCATGGACGAACATACACACTAGCTGATGTCCATGCAAGATTTTACAGAATGAAAGGGTACAATGTATTATTTCCAATGGGATTTCATTATACTGGTACACCAGTTCTTGGAATGGCAAAAAGAATTGAAGCAGGAGAAAAAGAAATTCTTGATGGACTACGAAACATTTACCATGTTCCAGAAGATGTAATCAAAACATTTGTTGAACCAATTAAGATTGCAGACTATTTCCATGAAGAGATAAAGTCTGGAATGATCGAAATGGGTTATTCCATTGACTGGAGACGAGAATTTACAACAATAGTTCCAGGCTATCAGAAATTTATTGAATGGCAAATTTCGACTTTACGAGACAATGATAGAATAATTCAAGGTTCCCATCCAGTCGGATGGTGTCCAGTTGATCAAAATCCAGTATCACAACACGATACAATGGGCGATGTAGAACCAAAGATTAATGATGAAAATTATCTTGTCAAATTCAAACTAGATGAATATGTATTTCCAATTACAACATTAAGACCTGAAACACTCTTTGGTATTACAAATCTCTGGGTAAATCCAAATACCATATACAAAAAAATTAAGGCAGATGACGAAAAATGGATTGTTTCACAAGAATGTGCGGAAAAATTGAAATTCTTTGGAAAAGAAATTACAATTGAAGGAGACATCAAAGGAACAGAAATTATAGGTAAATTTGCAAAAACACCACATACAGAACAAGAAATTCCAATTTTTGAAGCAGAGTTTGTTGAATCAGGAATGGGAACTGGTTTAGTAATGTCAGTGCCAGCACATGCACCTAAAGATTATCAAGCATTGATGGATTTAAAATCAAAAAATCATGAATTAGCATCTAAAATTGAACCAATACCAATCATAGTAACAGAAGGATATGGAAATATTCCTGCAAAAGATGTATGTGAAAGATTAGGAGTTACTGATCAAGTAGATGCAAAGTTAGAAGAAGCAACAGAAGAATTGTATCTTAAGGAATTTGTTAATGGAAAATTAAATGAAAAATGTGGAGATTTTGTTAATGAGAAGGTAGAATTTGGACGAAACAAAGTTAGAGATTGGTTAAAGGACAAAAATCAACTAGAGTCGTTTCCAACTTTGCAAAATGCTCCAATTAGATGTCGCTGCGGATGTGAATGTGTTGTCAAAGTCTTGAACAACCAATGGTTTCTCAATTATGGAGATGAAGAATGGAAAAAGTTGGCAAGAAACTGTCTTGATGGCATGAATATTCTTCCAAACAAAATTAAAACAGAATTTCACGATGTGATTAATTGGCTACATGAGAGAGCATGTGCAAGACAACAGGGACTTGGAACAAAACTTCCATGGGATAAAGACTGGATTGTTGAATCATTATCAGATAGTGTGATTTACATGGCATACTATACCATATCACGATTTGTAAATGATGAAACAGTAAAACCTGAGAATCTTACAAAAGAGTTCTTTGACTATCTTTTCTTAGATAAAGGAGATTTAGGAACAGTTGCAAGTTCAGCAAATCTTTCAGAAGATGTAATTAATACAATGAAAAAAGAGTTTCAATATTTCTATCCAGTAGACGCAAGACATTCTGGACGAGATTTGGTACAAAATCACTTGTCATTTTTTGTTTTGAATCATGCTGCAATATTTGAGGAAAAATTGTGGCCAAAGGAAATTGTTGTCAATGGCAGTGTCATGATGGACGGTGCTAAAATGTCTAAGAGTATGGGAAATATCATTCCACTGCGTACTGCAATTCAGGATCATGGTGCAGATCCAATTAGATTAGCTATTATTTCATCAGCTGAGCTACTCCAAGATGCTGACTTTAACATGGAATCAGTTTCAGGTATTAAAAATAAGTTAGAATCACTGTTGGACGAGTGTTCCACACTAAAAAAAGGAGAAATTGGTGATTTGCAAACAGAAGATAAATGGATATTATCAAAAACACAAAGTAAAATTTCTGAAGTTACAGAAGCTGTAGAAAAAATGAGGTTGCGAGAAGCTCTACATGATATTTTATTTACATTTGAGAGTGATTTGAGCTGGTATCAAAAAAGAGTTCAGGCTAAAAAAAGAGATGATGTTTCTGGAATTCTTCATCAGATAAATTCAGCTAGAGTTGCAATGCTTTCTCCATTTGCACCACATGTTGCAGAAGAGATGTGGGAAAAGTTAGGAAATTCCGAACTAGTATCAAAATCATCCTGGCCCGAATATTCTTCAGATAAAGTTGACGTGAGTGTAATTCAAGCTGAAGAATTGTTAAAGTCAACTATAGAAGACATTTCAAATATTCTCAAAGTTACAAAAATTTCTCCAAAGAAAATTGTAATTTATGTTAATTCAGATAGTGTGAAATCAAAAATCTATCGTAAAATTTTGAACATAATGGTAGGAGGTCAGAACAACATGGGAATTGTAATGAAAGAATTGATTGCAGATCCTGAAACCATTGATGCTAAAAAAATGCCAGACTATGTTCAAAAAGTAATCAAAGACTTGCATTCAGAATCAGAATCAATCAAAAAGATGAAACTTGAATCGGAATCATTTAATGAAAAAGAATTCCTTATGTCAGAATTATCTAGTATTGGACAAAAAGAATTTGGAGTAGAAATTGAAGTGTATTCTGAATCAGATAGCGATGTTTATGATCCTAAAGGAAAAGCAAGACATGCAAGACCGTACAAACCAGCTATATTGATTGAATAA
- a CDS encoding NAD(P)/FAD-dependent oxidoreductase, with product MKIAVMGMGVAGSYLMARLKNSEHEVVGYERMPTERHDSICAWGTIKEELTNFCKKTGRNFDDFLIHDGKEMHVKMNDNVKFDIGLKGLCTYNKLGLIKDFIKDCNVIYGKAPRLEELEKEYDMIVDCTGFNRSYLPKMEQDFYLPTYEYKVEYENGVPYDDFYIEPFPGMSGYFWYFPLGENYAHIGAGDYNKNHIKATDEFLKKHGGKVVATKGRPIRLATPDRCKPYYSGKVVGVGESIGTVYALLGEGIIPSMQCVNIFMENMHDFKAYEKAIEKHYSVYAKVFNFVRAKIHNDFNFLKALPDFIAIFRYMKKNEDRFGMHIKIGDLLKVAKA from the coding sequence ATGAAAATTGCAGTCATGGGAATGGGAGTTGCAGGAAGTTATCTCATGGCTAGATTAAAAAATTCTGAACACGAAGTAGTTGGATATGAAAGAATGCCTACAGAAAGACATGACTCAATTTGCGCATGGGGCACAATTAAAGAAGAATTAACTAATTTTTGTAAAAAAACGGGTAGAAATTTTGATGATTTCTTAATTCATGATGGGAAAGAGATGCATGTCAAAATGAATGATAATGTGAAATTTGATATTGGTTTGAAGGGACTTTGTACATACAACAAACTTGGATTGATAAAAGATTTCATAAAAGATTGTAATGTAATTTACGGAAAAGCACCACGATTAGAGGAGCTTGAAAAAGAATATGACATGATTGTAGATTGTACAGGATTTAACAGAAGTTATCTCCCAAAAATGGAACAGGACTTCTATTTACCAACATACGAGTATAAAGTTGAATATGAGAATGGTGTTCCTTATGATGATTTTTACATTGAACCATTCCCAGGAATGTCAGGATACTTTTGGTATTTCCCATTAGGAGAAAATTATGCACATATTGGAGCAGGTGATTACAACAAAAATCATATCAAAGCAACTGATGAATTTCTAAAAAAGCATGGAGGAAAGGTTGTTGCAACCAAAGGACGTCCAATTAGATTAGCAACGCCAGATAGATGTAAGCCATACTATTCTGGAAAAGTAGTTGGCGTTGGAGAATCAATTGGAACCGTTTATGCATTATTAGGAGAAGGAATTATTCCATCAATGCAATGTGTAAATATTTTCATGGAAAACATGCATGATTTCAAAGCATATGAAAAAGCAATTGAGAAACACTACAGTGTTTATGCTAAGGTGTTTAATTTTGTAAGAGCAAAAATACACAATGACTTTAATTTCCTAAAAGCATTACCGGACTTTATTGCAATTTTCAGATATATGAAAAAGAATGAAGATAGATTTGGAATGCATATTAAAATTGGTGACTTGCTTAAAGTTGCAAAAGCCTAA
- a CDS encoding YkgJ family cysteine cluster protein produces MSQKEIQESLELLEKDWDVDPILHDFVLGKYTDVTDFSLIVKDVVFHIPYLPKEKKYILWKCYWPDCHNCCDRQGRLPLTSDDLIQIGQGMKYQKTSEFVKQETLVATHDEPTPSGGFSVMTNVSLKRKTDETEADDGTHISCRFLNGEGGCGIHPTRPGVCYLYPFSTWAQNEKGRARVHATFQFTGDCPGFYLSESLDSMKEVLDDYSKTIYDYNMKSSRTLKDGFGSLSMS; encoded by the coding sequence ATGTCTCAAAAAGAAATTCAAGAATCATTAGAGTTGCTTGAAAAAGACTGGGATGTTGATCCAATCCTTCATGATTTTGTTCTAGGAAAATATACTGATGTTACAGATTTCTCATTAATTGTAAAAGATGTTGTATTTCATATTCCATATTTACCAAAAGAAAAAAAATACATTTTATGGAAATGCTATTGGCCTGATTGTCACAATTGTTGTGATAGACAAGGACGTTTGCCACTAACTTCTGATGATCTAATTCAAATAGGTCAGGGAATGAAATACCAAAAAACATCTGAATTTGTAAAACAAGAAACTTTAGTTGCAACTCATGATGAGCCTACTCCTTCAGGTGGTTTTTCTGTAATGACAAATGTTAGCCTCAAAAGAAAAACCGACGAAACCGAAGCAGATGATGGAACTCATATCTCGTGTAGATTTTTGAATGGTGAAGGTGGATGTGGAATACATCCTACACGTCCTGGTGTTTGCTACTTGTATCCATTTTCAACATGGGCACAAAATGAAAAAGGACGTGCGCGTGTTCATGCAACATTCCAATTCACTGGGGATTGTCCAGGATTCTATCTTTCTGAATCACTTGATTCAATGAAAGAAGTCTTAGATGATTATTCAAAAACTATCTATGATTATAATATGAAATCTAGCAGAACTCTGAAAGATGGATTTGGTTCTCTTAGTATGTCTTAG
- a CDS encoding 30S ribosomal protein S7, whose product MAENNLLLFRKWDTSEIEIKDLGLQTHVVGDKTLSAISLKPLIYPIDYGRSALKRFNKGDVHIVERLANKLMHFGKKYAKNTGRQGGKKQHSLNIIKLAFDIINLKTGQNPVEVLVRAVENSAPNEDTTRIVYGGTVYHVSVDVAPIRRVDLALRFIADAIKEATFSNPKPIEEYIAEHLILAANNDPAAPSVKKKNELERVAQASR is encoded by the coding sequence ATGGCTGAAAATAATTTACTTCTTTTTAGAAAATGGGATACCTCTGAAATAGAGATTAAAGATTTAGGTCTACAGACCCATGTTGTTGGTGACAAAACTCTCTCTGCAATTTCATTAAAACCATTAATCTATCCAATTGACTATGGTCGTTCAGCATTAAAGAGATTCAACAAGGGTGATGTTCACATTGTAGAAAGATTAGCAAACAAACTAATGCATTTTGGTAAAAAATATGCTAAAAACACTGGAAGACAAGGTGGTAAAAAACAACATTCACTAAATATCATTAAACTTGCATTTGATATAATCAATCTCAAAACTGGTCAAAACCCTGTAGAGGTACTAGTTCGTGCAGTTGAGAATTCTGCACCAAATGAAGATACAACTAGAATTGTTTATGGTGGAACTGTTTACCATGTTTCAGTTGATGTTGCTCCAATTCGTCGCGTAGACTTGGCATTGAGATTCATAGCAGATGCAATCAAAGAAGCAACCTTCTCAAATCCAAAACCAATTGAAGAATATATTGCAGAACATTTGATATTGGCAGCAAACAATGATCCTGCTGCACCTTCTGTAAAAAAGAAGAATGAGTTAGAAAGAGTAGCACAAGCTTCTAGATAG
- a CDS encoding 30S ribosomal protein S12 has translation MAKSPLGLFAGRDLRNKKKQQRWAISTYKRRELGLDRKSNPFAGAPQAKGIVLEKVGVEAKQPNSAVRKCVRVQLIKNGKSVTAFLPRDGAMNFIDEHDEVHVEGMGATQGGAMGDIPGVRFKVFKVNNTSLRQLVEGKKEKPRR, from the coding sequence ATGGCAAAATCACCTCTAGGACTATTTGCAGGACGAGATCTTCGAAACAAGAAGAAACAACAACGTTGGGCTATCTCAACTTACAAAAGAAGAGAATTAGGATTAGATAGAAAATCAAACCCATTTGCTGGCGCTCCTCAAGCAAAAGGAATAGTTTTAGAAAAAGTTGGTGTTGAAGCAAAACAGCCAAACTCTGCTGTAAGAAAATGTGTTAGAGTACAATTAATCAAAAATGGTAAATCAGTCACTGCATTCCTACCACGTGACGGTGCAATGAACTTCATTGACGAACACGATGAAGTACATGTAGAAGGAATGGGTGCAACTCAAGGTGGTGCAATGGGAGATATTCCTGGTGTACGTTTCAAAGTTTTCAAAGTTAACAATACATCATTACGTCAACTAGTAGAAGGAAAGAAGGAAAAACCAAGAAGATAG
- a CDS encoding NusA-like transcription termination signal-binding factor yields MTQEIKLTTDQMKLMSLFQNVTKATARDCIEDEKRDRIIFVVNEGKMGLAIGKGGAHIKSLQNKIDRNVELVEYNEDPIKLLKNILNEKYITDIKISERLDGSFQANVEVDGAKKGVVVGREGRNAEKARILARRYFNITYVMINSKEQAFEW; encoded by the coding sequence ATGACACAAGAAATCAAATTAACAACTGATCAAATGAAATTGATGTCATTATTCCAAAATGTTACTAAAGCAACCGCTCGTGATTGCATAGAAGATGAAAAACGTGATAGAATCATCTTTGTTGTAAATGAAGGAAAAATGGGGTTGGCAATTGGTAAAGGCGGTGCTCATATCAAATCACTTCAAAATAAAATTGATAGAAATGTTGAACTTGTAGAATACAACGAAGATCCAATCAAACTTTTGAAAAATATACTAAATGAAAAATACATTACTGACATTAAAATCTCTGAAAGACTAGATGGTTCTTTCCAAGCAAACGTTGAAGTCGATGGTGCAAAGAAAGGAGTTGTAGTAGGACGTGAAGGTCGTAATGCAGAGAAGGCAAGAATACTTGCACGTAGATATTTCAACATAACATATGTAATGATTAATAGCAAGGAACAAGCTTTCGAGTGGTAA
- a CDS encoding ribosomal L7Ae/L30e/S12e/Gadd45 family protein, whose amino-acid sequence MIKKQLEKTLKDAIKEDAYILGTKQVLGNISKSKLVLLSKSVPSHISEKIEDDAKKSNVSTISYDDTSVNLGKLCGLQFRVSAISLTNIADADIKTLQKETDSQ is encoded by the coding sequence ATGATAAAAAAACAACTTGAAAAGACACTCAAAGATGCAATCAAAGAAGATGCATACATTCTTGGTACAAAACAAGTCTTAGGTAATATTTCAAAATCTAAACTTGTACTTCTTTCAAAATCTGTACCTAGTCATATCAGCGAAAAAATAGAAGATGACGCAAAAAAATCAAACGTTTCAACAATTTCATACGATGACACCTCTGTTAACCTTGGAAAACTCTGTGGATTACAATTTAGAGTTTCTGCAATCTCACTAACCAACATCGCTGATGCTGATATCAAAACACTACAAAAAGAAACAGATTCCCAATGA
- a CDS encoding ribosome biogenesis/translation initiation ATPase RLI, protein MTHRVAVLDKELCQPKKCGLECIKYCPVNKSGADCIVLNEETKKATIDEDICNGCGICVKVCPFDAITIVNLASELKTDKIHQYGMNSFRLYKLPTPKKGEVVGLLGRNGMGKSTVVNILSGILKPNLGNYEQPPEWDEILKYYKGTELKAHFEKIKNGEIKASIKPQQVHTIADAFDGTGKELLDKFDQRGTSRELVKQLGLENSLEQNLKELSGGELQRLSVATAASRESDFYFFDEPSSYNDVFQRTGVARVIHGLAEEGKSVMVVEHDLTLLDFLSDYIEVLYGVPAAYGIVSNVLSTKVGINVFLDGYLPTENVRFRDKKFTFDASTSGDEGLEGDAVITYPKLEKKYDSFSVSIEPGTVRKGELLGIMGANALGKTTMMKMIAGVEKPTDGSVDKKIKISYKPQYLSNDIDVEVISVLEKANGSTIEGSAEEEQILDPLKLKKLYNKSVKNLSGGELQKVAIASCLLQKVDLYALDEPSAFLDVEDRIAVAKFLQKFVRSFGKSAIIIDHDLQLMDLVSDSMVIFEGTSSVEGIATSPMPKTDAMNRFLESLDISFRKDEKTSRHRVNKEASRLDKEQKSSGNYYFRK, encoded by the coding sequence ATGACACATCGTGTTGCTGTATTGGATAAGGAGTTATGCCAACCCAAAAAATGTGGGTTAGAATGTATCAAATATTGCCCGGTCAATAAATCCGGGGCAGATTGTATTGTACTCAACGAAGAAACCAAAAAGGCAACCATAGATGAGGATATTTGTAATGGTTGTGGAATTTGTGTCAAAGTTTGTCCATTTGATGCAATTACAATCGTGAATTTGGCTAGTGAACTAAAAACAGACAAAATTCATCAGTATGGAATGAATTCATTTAGACTATACAAATTACCAACTCCAAAAAAAGGCGAAGTGGTCGGATTACTTGGAAGAAATGGTATGGGGAAAAGTACTGTGGTCAATATTCTTTCAGGTATTTTGAAACCTAATTTAGGAAATTATGAACAACCACCAGAATGGGATGAGATTTTAAAATATTACAAAGGTACAGAACTAAAAGCACATTTTGAAAAAATAAAAAATGGTGAGATTAAAGCATCGATTAAACCACAACAGGTACATACAATTGCAGATGCATTTGACGGAACAGGAAAAGAACTTTTAGATAAATTTGATCAAAGAGGAACCTCTAGAGAATTAGTTAAACAATTAGGATTAGAAAATTCTTTAGAACAAAATCTCAAAGAACTCAGTGGAGGCGAACTCCAAAGATTATCAGTTGCAACTGCTGCATCAAGAGAATCAGACTTTTACTTTTTTGATGAACCGTCATCTTACAATGATGTATTTCAAAGAACAGGAGTTGCAAGAGTAATTCACGGTCTTGCAGAAGAAGGAAAAAGCGTGATGGTAGTAGAACATGATCTAACATTACTGGACTTTCTTAGTGATTATATCGAGGTGCTATATGGTGTGCCTGCAGCATATGGAATTGTTTCAAATGTATTATCAACCAAAGTTGGTATCAACGTATTTCTTGATGGTTATCTTCCAACTGAAAATGTAAGATTTAGAGATAAGAAATTCACTTTTGATGCATCAACATCAGGTGATGAGGGATTAGAGGGGGATGCCGTGATAACATATCCAAAGTTGGAAAAGAAATATGATTCATTTTCAGTTTCAATTGAACCAGGAACTGTAAGAAAAGGAGAATTACTTGGAATTATGGGTGCCAATGCATTAGGAAAAACTACAATGATGAAAATGATTGCAGGTGTTGAAAAACCAACAGACGGTTCAGTTGATAAAAAAATCAAGATTTCATACAAACCACAATATCTTTCAAATGATATTGATGTAGAGGTAATTTCTGTTTTAGAAAAAGCAAATGGCTCTACAATCGAAGGAAGTGCTGAAGAAGAACAGATTTTGGACCCATTGAAATTAAAAAAATTGTATAATAAATCAGTAAAAAATTTGTCAGGAGGAGAACTGCAAAAAGTTGCAATAGCATCATGTCTACTACAAAAAGTGGATTTGTATGCGCTAGACGAACCATCAGCATTTTTAGATGTGGAAGATAGAATTGCAGTTGCCAAATTCTTACAGAAATTTGTACGCTCATTTGGTAAATCTGCAATTATCATAGACCACGATCTTCAATTGATGGACCTAGTCTCAGATTCAATGGTGATTTTTGAAGGAACATCAAGTGTAGAAGGAATTGCAACATCCCCAATGCCAAAAACAGATGCCATGAATAGATTTTTAGAATCACTTGACATTTCATTTAGAAAAGATGAGAAAACAAGTAGACATCGTGTTAACAAAGAAGCAAGTAGATTGGATAAAGAACAAAAATCATCAGGTAATTACTACTTTAGAAAATGA
- a CDS encoding class I SAM-dependent methyltransferase, whose translation MTKMLKRVLQDVLSEEENEQLISAFDQIGDIIIVRIPDSLVSKKQIIGKTLLEQVSTANSIFYQSSPVEGDYRTRKLEVIAGEDKTQTEYKENGCRFIVDVEKAFFSPRLSTERERIAGLVKDGEVMINMFGGVGMFSLLAAKNTSCTVYNIDLNPVAAQLCKENAQINKLKGEVISLNGDATKVINEQLTGKADRILMLLPERSDEFLDSALNGLKNNGVIHYYSHMHADKKQDAPKLSEEHFMSVNKTNAEIITSRNVRPVGPRFYQTVVDVKISKS comes from the coding sequence ATGACCAAGATGTTAAAGAGAGTCCTACAGGACGTTCTCTCTGAAGAAGAAAATGAACAGCTAATCTCTGCATTTGATCAAATTGGAGACATAATCATAGTAAGAATTCCCGATTCATTGGTTTCAAAAAAACAAATTATTGGAAAAACGTTACTAGAGCAGGTCAGTACCGCAAATTCAATTTTTTATCAATCATCTCCAGTAGAAGGCGATTATAGAACAAGAAAACTCGAAGTAATTGCAGGAGAAGATAAAACTCAAACAGAATACAAAGAAAATGGATGTAGATTTATCGTTGATGTGGAAAAAGCATTTTTCTCTCCACGATTATCAACAGAAAGAGAAAGAATTGCAGGATTAGTCAAAGATGGAGAGGTGATGATCAACATGTTTGGAGGCGTAGGAATGTTTTCGTTACTTGCAGCAAAAAATACTTCATGTACAGTTTACAACATCGACCTAAATCCTGTTGCAGCACAATTATGTAAAGAAAATGCTCAGATTAACAAACTCAAAGGCGAGGTCATTTCTTTGAACGGAGACGCAACCAAAGTGATTAATGAACAATTGACTGGCAAGGCAGACAGAATATTGATGTTGTTACCTGAACGATCTGATGAGTTTTTAGATTCAGCATTAAACGGATTAAAAAATAATGGAGTAATTCATTATTATTCTCACATGCATGCTGATAAAAAACAAGATGCACCAAAATTGTCTGAAGAACATTTTATGAGTGTGAATAAAACAAATGCAGAAATCATAACTTCGCGAAATGTAAGGCCTGTAGGACCAAGATTTTATCAAACTGTAGTAGATGTTAAAATTTCAAAGAGCTAA
- the rimI gene encoding ribosomal protein S18-alanine N-acetyltransferase, translating into MQVILREHNGAIFRRCEPSDLIGVMEINMKTLPEHYSDYFYESLLAEAPEAFLVAEKDSQYVGYIMCKTEFGFSNFKKLGFVKKGHVVSVAVLEEQRGNGFGKILVNEAFKGVKEKQCDEMYLEVRCSNTEAVKLYQDLGMDIKQRLKSYYRDGEDAYMMAIEFS; encoded by the coding sequence ATGCAGGTAATTCTAAGAGAACATAATGGCGCTATATTCAGACGTTGTGAACCTAGTGATCTAATCGGTGTAATGGAAATTAATATGAAAACATTACCTGAACATTATTCTGATTATTTCTATGAAAGTCTCTTGGCCGAAGCTCCAGAGGCATTTCTAGTTGCTGAAAAAGATAGTCAATATGTAGGATATATTATGTGCAAAACAGAATTTGGATTTTCAAATTTTAAAAAACTTGGATTTGTCAAAAAAGGTCACGTTGTATCCGTAGCTGTACTTGAAGAACAGCGAGGAAACGGATTTGGAAAAATTCTTGTGAATGAAGCATTCAAAGGTGTTAAAGAAAAACAGTGTGATGAAATGTATCTTGAGGTACGTTGTAGTAATACTGAGGCTGTAAAATTATATCAAGATCTGGGTATGGATATCAAACAAAGACTAAAGTCGTATTATCGTGATGGGGAAGATGCCTACATGATGGCAATTGAATTCAGTTAA